In a genomic window of Nomascus leucogenys isolate Asia chromosome 4, Asia_NLE_v1, whole genome shotgun sequence:
- the TIMM21 gene encoding mitochondrial import inner membrane translocase subunit Tim21, translating into MICTFLRAVQYTQKLHRSSAKRLLLPHIMLNKACLKTEPSLRYGLQYQKKTVRPRCILGVTQQTIWTQGPSPRKAKEDSSKQVSVHRSQRGGTAVPTSQKVKEAGRDFAYLIVVLFGISVTGGLFYTIFKELFSSSSPSKIYGRALEKCRSHPEVIGVFGESVKGYGEVTRRGRRQHVSFTEYVKDGLKHTRVKFYIEGSEPGKQGTVYTEVKENPGSGEYDFRYIFVEIESYPRRTIIIEDHRSQDD; encoded by the exons ATGATTTGTACTTTTCTACGAGCCGTGCAGTATACGCAGAAGCTGCACAGGTCCTCGGCAAAGCGATTGCTTTTGCCACACATCATGCTTAACAAAGCCTGCTTGAAGACTGAGCCCAGTTTGAGATATGGGCTTCAATATCAAAAGAAAACGGTGCGACCTAGATGTATTCTTGGAGTCACCCAACAAACCATCTGGACGCAGGGACCGAGCCCCCGAAAAGCAAAGGAGGATAGCAGCAAACAAGTGTCTGTGCACAGGAGTCAGAGAGGGGGAACCGCCGTCCCAACATCACAAAAAG TGAAAGAAGCCGGAAGAGATTTTGCCTATTTAATAGTGGTGCTTTTTGGAATCAGCGTTACAG GTGGCTTGTTTTACAcgattttcaaagaacttttttcttcatccagtccTAGCAAGATATATGGGAGAGCCTTAGAAAAATGCAGATCACATCCTGAG GTGATCGGTGTCTTTGGTGAGTCTGTTAAAGGCTATGGGGAGGTGACAAGGCGGGGTCGCCGGCAGCATGTCAG TTTCACTGAATATGTTAAAGATGGGCTGAAACACACGCGTGTGAAATTCTACATTGAGGGCTCTGAGCCAGGGAAGCAAGGAACGGTGTATACGGAAGTGAAAGAG AACCCAGGAAGTGGTGAATATGATTTTCGatatatatttgtagaaattGAATCTTATCCTAGAAGAACTATTATCATTGAAGATCATCGATCCCAAGATGATTAA